The following coding sequences lie in one Glycine soja cultivar W05 chromosome 16, ASM419377v2, whole genome shotgun sequence genomic window:
- the LOC114390851 gene encoding probable E3 ubiquitin-protein ligase RHB1A: MHKVWWRLILFRSHITKENDNITGRFDYLTEKDCWKMGGCCCSARKPHLHGTPVYYYCPPTLEERESLTSNDGRAMSLTTGLLVSLNLETSTPDTYQSPPAPPPYDMVLGGPASTDSESGRVTVSGSSFETLITCDDLEESDCKAKANSAPISPSKAELSKSKEFHALVTEEEDGCPICLDEYDVENPKTLTKCEHHFHLSCILEWMERSDSCPICNQEMIFDQTLN; encoded by the exons ATGCATAAAGTTTGGTGGCGACTGATCCTTTTTCGATCCCACATAACCAAAGAGAATGACAATATCACTGGTAGGTTTGATTATTTAACAGAAAAGGACTGCTGGAAAATGGGAGGTTGCTGTTGTTCTGCCAGGAAACCTCACCTGCATGGAACACCAGTGTATTACTAT TGCCCACCAACTTTAGAAGAGCGTGAGTCTTTAACATCTAATGATGGTAGGGCTATGTCCCTCACTACTGGATTGCTGGTAAGCTTGAACCTGGAAACTTCCACACCTGATACATACCAGTCCCCTCCCGCACCTCCACCTTATGATATGGTCCTGGGAGGTCCAGCATCAACAGATTCTGAATCAGGCAGAGTAACAGTTAGTGGTAGTAGCTTTGAAACATTAATTACATGCGATGATCTTGAAGAATCTGACTGTAAAGCTAAAGCTAATTCAGCACCTATATCTCCAAGCAAGGCTGAATTGTCAAAATCTAAAGAATTTCATGCATTAGTAACAGAAGAAGAGGACGGCTGTCCAATTTGTCTTGATG AATATGATGTTGAGAATCCTAAAACTCTGACAAAATGTGAACACCACTTTCACCTGTCTTGCATTCTTGAGTGGATGGAAAGAAGTGATTCCTGTCCTATATGCAATCAG GAGATGATATTTGACCAGACATTGAACTAG
- the LOC114390826 gene encoding calmodulin-binding receptor-like cytoplasmic kinase 2, with translation MTSPYTPRRRSSSDHRTRPERAPPSPGYASSEFSTSSTVSAHRNSVSAVAKSFAGIFAGCFSPPDSDNSKSLGDSEEFKSSSTVSNASRAGSQRGHGSKRGTSISSYNILPAKEPGSVEFTMEEIFRVTRNFSPSFKIGQGGFGAVYRAKLLDGTVVAVKRAKKSVYEKHLGVEFQSEIQTLSRVEHLNLVKFFGYLEQEDERIIVVEYVPNGTLREHLDCIHGSVLDLAARLDIAIDVSHAITYLHMYIDHPIIHRDIKSSNILLTENFRAKVADFGFARQAPDSDSGMTHVSTQVKGTAGYLDPEYLKTYQLTEKSDVYSFGVLLVELVTGRRPIEPKFELRERITARWAMKRFIEGDAISVLDPRLDQIAANTLALEKILELALQCLAPRRQSRPTMKRCAEILWSIRKDIREQLSASNFRSFSTSSQRSTSLKE, from the exons ATGACATCTCCTTATACTCCTCGCCGGCGATCCAGCTCCGACCACCGCACCAGGCCAGAAAGAGCGCCCCCCTCCCCCGGTTACGCCTCCTCCGAGTTCAGCACCTCCTCCACCGTCTCCGCCCACCGGAACTCCGTCTCCGCCGTCGCCAAGTCCTTCGCCGGAATCTTTGCCGGGTGCTTCTCCCCGCCGGATTCCGACAACTCCAAGAGCCTCGGGGATTCCGAGGAGTTCAAGTCTTCTTCCA CTGTATCAAATGCTTCCAGAGCTGGTAGTCAGAGAGGGCATGGCTCGAAACGAGGTACCAGCATCAGTTCATACAACATATTACCAGCGAAAGAACCAGGCAGTGTTGAGTTCACCATGGAGGAAATCTTCCGAGTCACAAGAAACTTCTCCCCTTCTTTCAAGATTGGCCAAGGTGGTTTTGGTGCTGTCTATAGGGCCAAACTCCTGGATGGGACTGTTGTTGCAGTAAAGCGTGCTAAGAAG AGTGTGTATGAGAAACATTTGGGGGTGGAGTTCCAGAGCGAGATCCAAACACTATCACGTGTGGAACATTTGAACTTGGTCAAGTTCTTTGGATATTTGGAGCAAGAGGATGAAAGGATCATTGTTGTGGAGTATGTTCCAAATGGAACCCTTAGAGAGCATTTAGATT GCATTCATGGAAGCGTTCTGGACCTTGCTGCACGTTTAGATATAGCAATTGATGTTTCTCATGCTATTACCTATCTTCATATGTATATAG ATCATCCTATCATTCACAGAGACATAAAATCTTCGAACATTCTTCTCACTGAAAATTTTCGAGCTAAGGTAGCAGACTTTGGTTTTGCTAGACAAGCCCCTGACAGTGACTCTGGCATGACACATGTTTCCACCCAAGTAAAAGGAACAGCTGGTTACTTGGACCCTGAATACCTGAAAACTTATCAACTAACTGAAAAGAGTGACGTGTATTCATTTGGAGTTTTGCTTGTTGAACTTGTCACAGGAAGACGCCCCATTGAACCAAAATTTGAACTCAGGGAGCGAATCACGGCAAGATGG GCTATGAAGAGGTTCATTGAGGGAGATGCTATCTCAGTCTTGGACCCAAGACTGGACCAGATTGCTGCAAATACTTTAGCACTAGAAAAGATCCTTGAGCTAGCTTTACAGTGCTTGGCTCCACGTAGACAAAGTAGGCCAACTATGAAGAGATGTGCTGAGATCCTTTGGTCCATCCGCAAGGATATCAGAGAGCAGCTATCCGCTTCAAATTTCCGCTCATTTTCCACTTCTTCCCAAAGAAGCACCTCATTGAAAGAGTGA